The Hymenobacter sp. GOD-10R genome includes a window with the following:
- a CDS encoding RNA polymerase sigma factor yields MEDQDILAKFADPASRNLAFNQLVRKYQQKVYWHVRKMVVDHDDADDLTQDTFVKVWNHLGNFRQDASLYTWIYRIATNECLNFLSSKRRKFFLPLNDVGEELAAKMEADPSLAGDEVELKLQKAILRLPDKQRLVFNLKYYEDMKYEDMAEVTGTSVGALKASYHHAVKKIEQYINEPS; encoded by the coding sequence TTGGAAGACCAGGACATCCTCGCTAAGTTCGCCGATCCCGCCTCTCGTAATCTGGCCTTCAATCAGTTGGTGCGCAAGTACCAGCAGAAAGTGTATTGGCATGTGCGAAAGATGGTCGTTGACCACGACGATGCCGACGACCTCACCCAGGATACGTTTGTGAAGGTGTGGAACCACCTCGGAAATTTCCGGCAGGATGCCTCCCTTTACACCTGGATTTACCGCATTGCCACCAATGAATGCCTGAACTTCTTGTCGTCGAAGCGGCGTAAGTTTTTTTTACCGCTCAACGACGTAGGGGAAGAGCTAGCGGCCAAAATGGAAGCCGACCCTAGCCTTGCCGGCGACGAAGTAGAGCTGAAGCTGCAAAAAGCCATTCTGCGCCTGCCCGACAAGCAGCGGCTGGTGTTCAACCTCAAATACTATGAGGATATGAAATACGAGGACATGGCCGAGGTAACGGGCACGTCGGTAGGAGCGCTCAAAGCCTCTTATCACCACGCGGTGAAAAAAATAGAGCAATACATTAACGAACCGTCTTAA